One Helianthus annuus cultivar XRQ/B chromosome 7, HanXRQr2.0-SUNRISE, whole genome shotgun sequence genomic region harbors:
- the LOC110868252 gene encoding inositol phosphorylceramide glucuronosyltransferase 1 has translation MQLHIEKKKTDKLHFESPDVSVRLDSGMMKLRSISRILFGLIVLSALDHNGVSASEPKEAYATLLYGDEFLLGARVLGKSIRDTRSTKDMVVLVSDGVSDYAKTLLQADGWIVTPISLLENPNQVRPTRFWGVYTKLRIFNMTDYEKVVYLDADTIVVKNIDVLFKCGKFCANLKHSERLNSGVMVVEPSEELFNDMVSKVTTLKSYTGGDQGFLNAYYAGFPSARVFDPNISTEEVNSKPAAEMERLSTLYNADVGLYMLANKWMVDEKELCVIHYTLGPLKPWDWWTSWLLKPVDIWQEVREHLEESLPGTGGGRNPHDHLLVNFLFLLPVFILLFCYYRSFIQTRSLCDHARHIYYKFRSGGALAYSTVSSSTISSNQQFANGAHSMVPDYLGGISVLVCFVAAVVSLGFGFSVVPRQVKPWTGLILMYEWIFTIFFLLFGCYLHMIYKWGKMVANQTGNRGPGASDYDSEKGHQRVSCDVAPWYYGLGMAFLAVAAPLTPGIFGITALILRLSLMVAGGLVLASFMTYASEHLAIRSFMRGLEDRDTSRTRNACVLCC, from the exons ATGCAGTTAcacattgaaaaaaaaaaaactgacaaaCTTCATTTTGAATCCCCTGATGTTTCTGTTAGATTAGATTCTGGCATGATGAAACTGAGGTCCATTTCGAGAATTCTTTTTGGTTTGATCGTTTTATCAGCTTTGGATCACAATGGTGTTTCGGCTTCAGAACCGAAGGAAGCGTACGCAACTCTTTTATATGGAGATGAATTTTTGTTGGGAGCACGCGTTCTTGGTAAGTCGATTCGGGACACCAGATCTACCAAAGACATGGTTGTTTTGGTCTCTGATGGCGTTTCGGATTACGCCAAGACTCTTCTCCAG GCTGATGGTTGGATTGTGACGCCAATTAGTCTTTTGGAGAATCCGAATCAAGTGCGACCCACAAGGTTTTGGGGTGTATACACAAAGTTAAGGATCTTCAACATGACTGATTATGAAAAAG TGGTGTATCTTGATGCTGATACAATCGTTGTCAAGAACATTGACGTTTTATTCAAATGTGGGAAATTCTGTGCCAACTTGAAACATTCAGAGAGACTAAACTCAGGTGTAATGGTAGTTGAACCATCTGAAGAACTTTTTAACGACATGGTGAGCAAAGTGACAACGTTGAAATCTTATACAGGAG GTGATCAAGGTTTTCTCAATGCCTATTACGCTGGATTTCCCAGTGCGCGTGTTTTTGACCCTAATATTTCTACCGAAGAAGTGAATTCTAAACCGGCTGCAGAAATGGAGAGACTTTCTACTCTATATAACGCAGACGTTGGACTTTACATGCTCGCTAACAAG TGGATGGTAGATGAGAAAGAACTATGTGTTATACACTATACACTTGGCCCTCTTAAACCATGGGATTGGTGGACATCATGGCTATTGAAACCTGTTGATATATGGCAG GAAGTTAGAGAGCATTTAGAAGAATCTCTCCCGGGAACTGGTGGAGGACGAAACCCTCATGATCATCTTTTAGTCAATTTCCTATTTTTGCTCCCGGTTTTCATTTTACTTTTTTGTTATTACCGATCTTTTATACAG ACGCGTTCTTTATGTGATCACGCTAGACATATATACTACAAGTTTAGATCAGGAGGTGCACTTGCTTATTCTACAGTATCTTCATCCACCATTAGTTCTAATCAACAG TTTGCTAATGGTGCACACTCCATGGTGCCTGACTACCTTGGTGGAATTTCCGTATTAGTTTGTTTCGTTGCGGCTGTTGTGTCTCTTGGATTTGGTTTTTCGGTTGTGCCTAGACAAGTGAAGCCATGGACCGGCTTGATTCTGATGTATGAATGGATTTTTACGATATTCTTTCTATTATTTGGATGTTACTTGCACATGATATATAAATGGGGGAAAATGGTGGCAAATCAAACTGGAAATCGCGGTCCTGGAGCTTCAGATTACGATTCTGAAAAAG GTCATCAAAGGGTGTCTTGTGATGTTGCACCATGGTATTATGGGTTAGGGATGGCGTTTCTGGCGGTTGCCGCACCTCTAACGCCTGGTATATTTGGGATTACCGCTTTAATATTGAG GCTTAGTTTGATGGTTGCGGGTGGTTTAGTTTTGGCGTCTTTTATGACATATGCCTCGGAACATCTAGCCATCAGGTCGTTCATGCGAGGCCTTGAAGATAGGGATACTTCAAGAACACGGAACGCTTGTGTCTTATGCTGCTAA
- the LOC110868250 gene encoding pentatricopeptide repeat-containing protein At1g62260, mitochondrial has product MVIAWARLIRISITNLSPHLHLYTRSYSKTSPETASNIRTLNNKLTHLIRNSKLDEARSLFNSSKQRNTITWNSMLSGYVRRGDITKARQLFDEMPERDTVSWNTMISGYVGCGCIEEGKVLFEVMRCRDIVSWNTVISGYAKNGRMDDALRLFDQAPVKNVVTWNAMVTGFLQNGELGKAVWFFKKMPERDAASVSALVSGLIRNGELDKAGKILLEVSCENDDRLDMVHAYNTLIAGYGQRGRVEDARRLFDQIPYQQDRNRSVRFKRNVVSWNSMIMCYVKAKDILSARILFEEMMERDTCSWNTMISGYIDVSDMEEASKLFREMPNPDVYSWNSMISGYAQMGKVEKAHEFFEKMPERNRVSWNSMIAACEKNKRYKTAVELFIKMQLDGEKPDRHTLSSLLSACAEIVDIKLGTQIHQQVIKIVVPDVPLNNSLITMYARCGAITEARAIFEEMESRKDVISWNAMISGYASHGYANKALELFGVMKELSIKPTYITFISVLNACANTGLADQGRMHFKSMVNDYGIEPRVEHYATLVDIVGRSGQLDEAMDVIKGMPIEPDKAVWGALLGACKVHNNIKLARVAAEALIRLEPESSTAYVLLHNMYVDIGQWDDATEIRMLMEKHNIRKAAGYSLVDSSSR; this is encoded by the coding sequence ATGGTGATCGCATGGGCCAGATTAATCCGCATTTCCATCACAAATCTATCACCCCATCTGCACCTTTACACCAGATCTTATTCAAAAACATCACCTGAAACCGCCTCCAATATCCGCACACTGAACAACAAACTCACCCACTTGATCCGAAACAGCAAGTTGGATGAAGCAAGATCGTTATTTAACAGCTCAAAACAAAGAAATACGATAACTTGGAACTCGATGTTAAGTGGGTACGTAAGACGGGGAGATATAACTAAAGCACGCCaactgttcgatgaaatgcctgaaCGAGATACAGTGTCGTGGAACACTATGATTTCGGGGTATGTTGGTTGTGGATGTATAGAGGAAGGGAAGGTGTTGTTTGAGGTAATGCGGTGTCGAGATATTGTGTCGTGGAACACGGTTATTAGTGGGTACGCGAAGAATGGACGGATGGATGACGCGTTGAGGCTTTTTGATCAGGCGCCTGTTAAGAATGTTGTTACTTGGAATGCTATGGTTACAGGGTTTTTGCAGAATGGTGAGTTGGGGAAAGCGGTTTGGTTTTTTAAGAAAATGCCGGAGCGGGATGCTGCGTCTGTTAGTGCACTTGTGTCGGGTCTTATTCGCAATGGTGAATTGGATAAAGCTGGAAAGATTTTGCTTGAAGTTTCGTGTGAGAATGATGATAGATTAGATATGGTTCATGCTTATAATACTTTGATTGCTGGGTATGGCCAAAGAGGAAGGGTTGAAGATGCTAGACGCCTTTTTGATCAAATACCGTATCAGCAAGATCGGAACAGATCCGTGAGGTTTAAAAGAAACGTGGTATCGTGGAATTCTATGATTATGTGCTATGTGAAAGCCAAAGATATTCTCTCTGCCAGAATTTTATTCGAAGAGATGATGGAGCGGGACACATGTTCATGGAATACCATGATAAGTGGCTACATTGATGTATCTGACATGGAAGAAGCGTCTAAGTTGTTCAGAGAAATGCCAAACCCGGATGTATATTCATGGAACTCAATGATTTCGGGGTATGCCCAGATGGGTAAAGTGGAAAAAGCTCatgaattttttgaaaaaatgcCTGAAAGAAACCGGGTTTCTTGGAATTCCATGATAGCTGCTTGTGAGAAAAATAAACGATATAAAACAGCGGTAGAGCTTTTCATCAAAATGCAGTTAGACGGAGAGAAACCCGATAGACACACATTGTCATCACTTCTGAGTGCTTGTGCTGAAATTGTCGATATTAAACTCGGTACACAAATACACCAGCAGGTCATAAAGATTGTTGTTCCGGATGTCCCGTTAAATAACTCCCTTATTACCATGTATGCCCGATGTGGAGCTATAACCGAAGCTAGGGCTATCTTTGAGGAGATGGAATCTCGTAAAGATGTTATCTCATGGAACGCTATGATCAGTGGGTATGCATCTCATGGATATGCAAATAAGGCGTTGGAACTTTTTGGTGTGATGAAGGAGCTATCGATCAAACCGACGTATATAACATTTATATCTGTTTTAAATGCGTGTGCAAACACTGGCTTGGCCGATCAAGGGCGTATGCACTTTAAATCTATGGTTAATGATTATGGTATTGAACCTAGGGTTGAACATTATGCCACACTTGTGGATATCGTGGGTCGGTCTGGACAACTTGACGAGGCTATGGATGTGATTAAAGGAATGCCGATTGAACCCGACAAGGCAGTGTGGGGTGCGTTACTGGGTGCGTGTAAAGTGCATAATAATATTAAGTTAGCGCGTGTTGCAGCTGAAGCGTTGATACGTCTTGAACCTGAAAGCTCAACTGCGTATGTGTTGCTACATAATATGTATGTTGATATTGGACAATGGGATGATGCAACAGAAATCAGAATGTTGATGGAGAAACATAATATACGAAAGGCGGCAGGGTATAGTTTGGTGGATTCAAGTTCAAGATGA